The Dreissena polymorpha isolate Duluth1 chromosome 2, UMN_Dpol_1.0, whole genome shotgun sequence nucleotide sequence CTATATTATACATGTtagcctcgctatgggaaaatggggcttaatgcgtgtgtgtaaaggTTCGTCCAgaataagcctgtgctgtccgactttttttgttttaaggaagtttcttctaaacaaaaatccaaggCGGATATTGTCGTCCATGGTAAGCTTTttcagactgcgcaggctaatctgggacgaatctttatgcacatgcattaagcccagtattcccagagcgagactcagtATTCTTATTCATTGTCCGTATACTACCAGTCCCGTTAACCCCCTTCACGCAAGTTTGTGAACTCGCCATGACCTACACGTTATCAGATAATTGAAACAAATTGGTATCACTAGTTACGTTGACATGGTACGGTTAAGGGCACACCGCAATCGTGTTCATTTGTTTCAGTTTAAACATACACTATCTATTGTATCGTGCAGTCTTGTTTAACCAATTATCTACGTTGTGGTTCTGAACTTACAGGATACGGTATTATAAGGTATTTCGGAAAGCTTCTGCGACAGCATATTGTTAAAAGATAATAACACAGAGGATAATTAACAGTATGCAAGAGAAATTTTAACAGCCATATATCAACACATGCCACAGTGTATAGAACTTGTTATAAAAGGAATGCAACATTAATACAACAACCATCCTTAATATTAAATTGCGCTTGTTCTGtgataaacattaataaaatgttttatactaATAAAAGATAGTTACACTTTGATGAAgatgtttgtttaaatttaattttaaaaaagcaaacaacGGAACACCATTTACCATTTTATGGAGTTTTAATTTCGTTCTTATCTGCTTTGTAAGCTACGTATAGGGCTAGTCGAGATTCACTTTTACTGGAGAATTAATAACAAACTGAACGCGTGGCTAAATCGATATCAATCAATGGCcttttgcagattttaaatgaCTTATTTATGAATGCAAAAAGGTTATTCAAAAGCTTCACAAAGATTTAAGTGTACTTATGTTGAACATGACGGAAATCATTAAGATGCTTTGTATTAAAATTGTTAGTATACTACCAAATATTATCCGTATATAAGCGACATTAAAACTATGCAAAACAagattgttttatattgaaacgATGAATAAATTCAAATTGTCTTCATCATTTGACTTAGAATAATAAGGAAagagaaaaaaagtatttaactgAATTGGTGAATTTAGTTTTATCAATCGTTGCATTCACTGTGTTGTTATTGAACTGCGACCATTCAAATGGTCAAAACTAATGCAGAGTTGATATCATTTGCAGGACCTGCGTGACGAACAATTAAATAGTCTTTCGTTTGCCCATGGACATCATGGTACCAAATGTCTCCACCACGAACGGTATAACCACATTCGAAATGATGGCAGCAATGTGGCATAACAACAGAGGCATTGGCAACCAGGGTGATCTGCCATGGCCAAAGTTGAAGTAAGTATGCGagtcattttgggaaaaatgtgCTTCATGCATTTgcaaaaaagtgtcgtcccatttaAGCCTGTGACACATTCCGATTTTACGGAACTTTCGGTATAAAGGAGAAAACGAAAacccagtttagacggaaagtgtcgtcccttgttaATTTTGACGtgacttcacacacatgcattaagtcaattTTTCCCACAATGAAGTTTGATGTGTCTcacaaattaaaatcaatatatgaGTAGACATAAACTAAAGTACAAAGAACTTAACAATCCgtctaaaataaacaataaaatatcgaTTTGTTAATGGTTATCTTCACTCTGTCTGCTTACGACATTTTAAATTGCTGTCCATATACAACGTTGTTGTTTGACTATTGAATACAGGAAACAAAatctcgctttgggaaaactgggctaaatgcatatgcgttaagtgttatCCCACTTGAGCCTCTACAGTCCGCATTTGCTAATTAGATACGACACTTTATGCGGATATGTAATTTACCCGTAAGGATATCGCTTCTATCCGAAAATCCAGCTTTTTTCAGAAAGCGGGATGACAATCTACACTTATACAGAcatatctgggattacactttgcgcacacgcattaagtccagttttcccaaaacaaagcTCATTTGTCTGTACCTACTATGCATGCAAGGTTATGTCTGTTTACAGGGTCGATTTTGAGTATTATTTAAAGACCACATCCACACACAAGAAAGGTAATATTAGAAACATGAGACTCGGTCTGTGAAAACGAGTATTATTGCATGTTCGTTTAAATGTCGCCCCAAATAAGCCATACAGTCCGCAATgaggaatgacacttaacacctAAACTGATTCTCGCTAGGAAAAGActttaaaccgaaagtagaataTCAGCGGAAAGTTTGCGGACTTTATAGGctaacactgtacgcacatgtaaATAGCTCCATTTTCCAAGAACACGACCCATATAGCACAGCGGTTAAATTGATTGATTTAAAGTGTTCCAGACTAAGTTTTCCATTTTTGCACGATTAAGTAAACCCTAGACACATTTTTGAGTTATTTTGAAGAACGTTTATTGGCTTGctatcatgaaaaaaaaaataaaacctgTAAATAATCAATCAATCCGCTCTCGTAGTTTTTTGTCGTATAACGCAATGTCATGTCTACGCCATACTGTTTGTTGGAAAAATGGCCGCGATCAAGCGTTTCATGATTGGCTGATGACATAGTTTGGGCACTATTCTTATGCTAAAAAGCAACAAGTGCACTTAATGCTGTGGGACTctgaaaatatgtatgttttaccTTTATGCCATAATGCAGTAAGTGctatttttaatacaaaagcattaaatataAGTATGCAATCCTATAATATGTTTGTAATGTCATAACAATACTATTACATATAATATAACCAAATATTATGCTGATATTCATAGTCAAATAAAAGTTGTAGTCTGTCAAGCCTTCTTTTTCAATTTTCTCCACTATTTAAAAAATCGAGTTATTACGTTCTGGCTTTAATCCCTCGTATTGTTTTTCTTTCCTATTATACCAAGTGGActcgcccatccttctaaattggatcaatttatttccaaaattagggatgtctagtatatttttttctatatatagaatatttcatacagaaatgcccttaagcaaaaagcgcagaccctgatgagacgccgaatcatgcggggtctcatctgggtctatgctttttaccaaggcctttttttcttgacgctaggcataaatgggttaatagcaaTTTATACAAGACATCGTAGTAAATGCTTGAATTCATGTTTCATGCTAAAATTacttaactacatgtatgtaaaatgttgtgtaaatcATTTGTAAGATGCCGAAAGGAAATTTTGAATATCTTGTCtttaatataaaatgaatatgtcatatttaaaataatgatacattaaaAGTAAAGTTCACAGTTATAAATTTTGTGGATATTTTAACAGTTGTCGTTGTGAATGTGGATATAGTAAGATTATATCATTCAAACATTGATTGTATTTCatgggacctgttcacgttttggtaaatttacaaaattgataaaaaatattgtttcataattgcaaatatttgttgaagctgtgttttttttttataaggaaacagtaatactggacatgttatgctctaaaatatcaattgtatgcatctttttgacgatttaaaaacctgaaaattctaAAGCGCTACAAAGGCGAAAGGATTGTATAATTAGGAAaattctgttgttatcgttatcatATTGTTGTTATCCTTATTATAGTGTAATcatgtgacattacaaggatgacctatataaagtttaaattacGTGCATTATCCCGTCATAACGATTGGCCGAATTTTCTCCaaggctcagtggttcgagcccaggtgtggGTAACGTTTTTTTCATTCTTCaagtttaaccaatttatgcctagtggactctcccatccttctacattggaccgatttatttctaaaattagagatgtctagtatatgtatttctatgtttagaatattacttactaaaatttcttcaagcaaacagcgcagacccagataagacggcgcatcatgcggcgtctcatctgggtctacgctgtttgcaaagtcattttttcaggacgctaggcataaacgggttcatttttgtttttaactgaaactcttttgttccgatgtttacatgaatttaaagcattagttcacaaacttcagaacatgccaaaatctgttaaatggtCCGTTTAAGTTATGGATGGTAAATACTTATTATGACGTGAGACGTGTATTAGTTCAACAATCAGGAGATATTTGCTAATCCATTAGAGCTGattgcaaataaatattattacgcATGCAAAAGTCAATTTGCAATTATAAAGTTGAgctgctctttaagaaaagggggtttaatacatgtgcataaagtgtcgtcccagattagcctgtgcagtccgcacaggctaatcagggacaacactttccgcttttatgatatttttcctttcaagaaagtctcttcttagcaaaaatctagtttagaggGAAACGTTGTCCCTGAACaatatgtgtggactgcacagagtcatatgggacgacactttacgcacatgcattaaactcccttttcactgAGCATGGTCCAATTTTAATATATCCCTTGTCTTTGATTTCAGGTTTTCCCATTTAAATACACGCTTAATCTAGTACGTACATATCCAAATGTATCTGTTAGAATACTATAAGCAAGAATCACAAATTAATAAGCATTGGTTTTATGACAAACCCATGATccacatatttaaaataagtattagCAAAACATTGTGTAATTTTCTTTCTGTTATTATATCTGCAATGTAGACCCCAGTACAtcgtatacaaagtataaaaagcCTTTTTTATCAAAGGTGAGTGTATTTTGCAACACTTTCCACAGACAAAGTATGttcatttaacaaatacaaaaagttCGAGACGATAACATTTATTAGCAGAAGCGGCCTTTAATACATAAAACACAGTTTAGGAATTTACAGATATTTACGGCAAATCAAAGTTTACAGGTCCTGGTCTCAGTCTGAAACCAATCGattcgttttgtttaaataaacatcattcttgaaaaactgggcttaacgcatgtgcgtaaagcgtcgtaaTAAATAATCTGAGCAGTCaaaaaaggctaatcagggacaccactttgcGCCATTATTGGACTTTCGTTTAGAAAATACTTCTTGAGCCGAACTATTCCCTAaatgcggaaagagtcgtccatgattagccagtaATTACACACGCAgaacaaggatgacactttcactaCATGCATAAAGACCAGAttgtttgttaaaatagtttGTCTTTAGAACACACTAAAGTATTGTATCGTATTTGATAAACAAGTGTacgaatgtaataatttaaacCACTGAAATACAGTTCTTAATAAAAAGCTGATCGAAGAGTATAACGACGAAAAACCGTGAAAAGCCATGGTTGATGTTAACATAGCGTTAGTAGTCGAAGTAATCCTTATTGCATCTCTCATTGAGATCTCGAACGATCTTCTCGCACGAGCCGAAATCTCGCAAGTCATCTGGTATCACTATGACGATATTGTCGATGTCATTGTTCTTTGGATCTCTCAGGATGTAGTGGTTCCCCTAattgtacaaataaacataattgcagtgctttgtgaaaaaagggtttaatgcatgtgcaaagagtgtcatcccagattagcctgtgcagtccacacaggctaatcagggacgacactttccgccgaaactgaattttctctaagaagagtatttctttataataaaaatatcataaaagcggaaagtatcgtcactgataagcctgtgcggactgcacaagctaatctgggaagaaactttacgcacatgcattaaaccccctttttacagagcacgacccatatgtaACATTTAATATGTCTCATTTGTCTATATTTTAAGCGTATACTCAACCAAACCGTAAAGCGTTTAATATCTAGACCTCAGATTTCCTACTTGCCCGTACAAATCGATAAGCAACAATAATCAAAAAGTTGTTAAATCGATCGTTCAACAACCACAAAACAAATGTGTCCATCGTAGATATTAACTGCGTACCATGGAGTGCTCCGAGAGTCCGCAGTTGGTCGCAAAGGTCCGCAAGGCTTCGCTGTTACAGTCGTCTGGAAACCGAAGAGGTGAGTCCGTCGACCACCAGGCTAAAAATACATCACCAACGCCGGGTTTTAGCCAGTATTAAAAATGCCGGGATGGGGGATTGCTGGTGAGGATGAAAAGAAGCAGTGTGACCTTATATATGAACATTTGTCGATTTTAATCtgtttacattgtaattacttcaTAGAGTTGTTTACACTTATGTACACGAGCATAAATTACCtgcatgaacattttgttgtatTGATACTCGTTTAATTTCTTGCAAGCGTAGAACTATTATCATATGACCCGCGTATGACCTATGCCGCAAGCGAAGCTCCTGTCAATAcgaatcgtgttctgagaaaactgggcataatgcatgtgcgtaaagtgtcgtgccaggtTAGCCTgagcaatccgcacaggctaatcagggacgacagtttccgctcttatgacaatttttctttaattgaagtctcttcttagcataattacaatttaggcggaaagtgtcgtcccttattatcctgtgcggactacacatagcctgtgcggactgcacaggataatctgggacgacactttacgcacatgcattatgcccagttttctcggaacgCGACTCATAGTGTGCGAATAGACAGGCTTGCCAGAAGCTACGCTTGCCGCGGTCCGTTCATGAGACCACGGAGCCTTGCTCGTTATACCGGACAGGTTGGCTCCTAACCAAACAACGCACATTGGTCATATATGAcataaaccccattttcgcatgacgttgcTTAAATAAAGCCCAGCAGTTGTCAAAGCGGATTTTAACAAATGTCGCCCCCAAAATCGTTCTATTAATATTCGACTTATATAAACtcatataacaaaaaaaaagaaaattgaaaagtaGCACTAATAGAAGCAAGAGGATaatcagtaacagcagtagtagcaacaatagcagtagcagaagcagtagcggtTTTAGTACTAATTAAGTGAATGAATTGCAACACAAGTCTTACCTGTCACTACGGAGATCATAAGACCCATGACGAAGAGAAAAACCACAGCCTTGCTCATCTTTGTGGACTAACAGGCACGGACAGACAAGCAGTGGTTTAACTGAACAACAGTGTGatcaatttataaatcatttcctACATTTACAGCCAGTAACGGACATTCGCACTTAGGCTATTACAGGAGTATGAATGTTTTGCTTTTTCAAGTCCCACTATTTCTATTGACGCTAGAACGTGTCCTCGATCGTGTATGATTAAAACCTACCTACATTTATGTGCTCCccaaaatgtacagttttgtgtgaagcattcatatcaaaattattatattttttaatattcatgcAAAGTTGGAAATGTTCCATTTGGTCATTCTGTTATttgaaaaatcaacattttattgCTGGTAATGAAAACCAAATTAAAACAACGTAGGCCTTAAAATAGTTAACAAATGTAAGTGCTGTACGGCCTCATGTCTTTCGCAGGCGGCTAGATTTTGATTGAACAATGATATAGGACTTGACCGGCTTTTCTTGATATACAAGTGCGGTGGTCTACACCGACACAACACTCGAGGTATCTAGTAGACAAGGGTCGGCGGATGTGTTTACTCTATCAGGAGATAATTGTCATGATtttgtgagtcgcgttctgagaaaactgggcttaatgcatgtgcgtaaagtgtcgttctagattagcctgtgcagtccgcacatgctaataagggacggcactttccgcctaaacttgattttcggcaaggagggacttccttgaaactaaaaataccataaaagcggaaagtgtcgtccctgatgagcctgcgcggactgcacaggctaatctgggattacactttacgcacatgcattaagcccagttttctcagaacacgactcgtattAACAACTTTCATAACATAACACGCAGCAAAAAAATATACTAATTTAACAGGGATCACCGTATtagaacggtaaatgcaaagcatcGGGGATTAAAACCGGTTTGAAAATGAGCCGATCCGAATCAGGTTCCTCCTGATTTTAAATAACACACAAACAGCACACTGACAACAATTGACaaattatgtttgatgaacagagaccattagaccttatgccTGATAAACAGAGActattagaccttatgtttgttGAAAAGAGACCATTAGACcctatgtttgatgaacagagaccttTAGACCTTATGTTttatgaacagagaccattagaccttatgtttttCTCCTTCTCCGGTATACGAAGCAGTCAACGCTATATCTTTTACCCCATACCCTGAGGTCTGATGAATGAATATCATATTTCGTTTTGGGGCAACTATTTGCTTGCCTGAATCCAATTTTTACgctattgttgttcatgtttgtaATTCCGTTGTTATACGATGTCAAGGTAAGAAAGAAGTCAATCCTATTTATATAAGCTAGATTGTTTCGTTAGCCCCAGCTTGTATGTAACATTCTCCGTTATCCTGGTAGAACGAGTACCTGATATCTACGGAAAAGATCTTCTAAAGGCTCCCTAGCTCACTAGGGATGCTATGGAAAAGACgttgaaaaacatacatgcataaaATACAGCAGACAATTATGTGACCGCGTCTCTTAAACATAGGTTTATTGAATATTCATATCTTAAAAACGCAGACAATAAGTATTTATTGATGAATCCGTATTATCTAGGATGTGCGTCTTGACCTAAGAGGTTTCTTTTCCCCGCGCATATCTGCCATTTAATGTAAAGTGTTTAAAATCACGTTTGTTTGAGTACATAAAAAGGCACTCCATTTAATGTCTTTACAAGCCATTATAAACCATACGGACGAAATACAAAAAGAGATAAATCTATCTGGATATCAATCTGAATCCTTTTGCAACCGAATGCTTGTGGAAAAGCATTCTTCTTTTTCTAAAGTGGCTGTATGTTATATTGTGTCGTGTTGTCAGTTATCTTCATAAATAACATAGAACATTTCAAACTGTTCACGTAAACAATGCTTCAtggttgtttaataaaaatcaactgataaatatatacattgtaaCAGTATTTTGACGACAGTATTTTCAAGTATCATCCGCAATATAAATACTAAAGTTATTTTTAGGAATTCGCAACTAAAATTCGATTTTGTTTTCGATGCATCAATctttgaacatgtccctttaagaaGTCGTTTGCACTAGGAAATATGTGGAAGAGTAGTGATATTCGATATGTCCTGAAGGAACTATTTTTCTTAGTCTGCAGGCTACAGATCAATAACTCGGTATATCAAATGACCCGCAAGAGGAAAACTGATGTGCTGTTTCCTGATAATGCAACCCCCGCTAATGGGTCATAATATAATTCTTTACGTGATCAATATCATTAGAGATGTTAACCGTTTCGGGTTTAGCATTTTAGACGCTGTATTctatgaaaatgaaaagtaacaCAAAAAGGTCcaacaaaaatacaatcaaacaattacaGCAATCCATCTATTCAACATTGTACTCATTGATCGTGGTCAATATTTGGTTGTATTCTTGCGCGTTTTGCATTCGTTTAGTGAGACCGTTACAGTGCACTCACTCAGGTACTCTTCAACAAATTAAACTCACTTCAATATCGGTACCTAAATATTGTCAAACATAAAGGTCAGTGCCACGTTAATATTGGCGAACTATACTTTATCATACATATTCAAATAGTCACAGAAGGTGTTAATAGTCATAATGCGGGATGGCTTGTATTTGCATGTGTTTGCATGAAACACACGTAAAATATAGCAGTCAAGGTATGTATGTCAGTGCATCTTACACGATGACTGCTAAAAGTAATACAATTCGTTAAACAAACGTATGATATTAAACTCGGGGTAGGTGTTCCAGTGTAAAATACGCAGTGACCGCTAACTGCATTATGATACTCTACACAAACGCAAAATATAATCGTCTTTATGTACGGGGGCTATGACGTTTATCTTTGGAGCGGGATAGCGAATATAGGCGCGGTTTGACACTGGCGGCTACCTTCCGAAACAGCTAAATATATATCGAGACGCGTTCTGGGAAAGCGaggattaatgtatgtgtgtgaaGCGTCCTTCAATATTAtcatatgcagtccgcacacatGCTAGTCAGATACGATACATATcgcgttaatggtatttttcgttgtaaaaaagtatcttcatattaagaatccagtttaggcggaaagtggctgataagcctgtgtggtttGCAAACTCTAAGCTGGAACGACGCTTTcaacacatgaattatgcccagtttttgcAGTGCGCGGCTCACATCATTACCGCTCTGATATGCGCCCACTATTAAGAATACCAATAAGGATTAAATATGTTCGTCAGAAAACGTTTCTCATGCACATGATTAACCTTTATCGCGAATATTAACATCAAATAATCAAGCGCTGTACTTAAATGAGTCgcattatgagaaaactgggcataatgcttgtgcttaaagtgtagtcccggattagcctgtgcagtccacacaggctaatcagggactacactttccgcctgtatcacatttttcgtttaaatgaagtctcttcttagcataaatccaatgtaggcggaaagtgtcgtccctgattagcctgtgacggcactttacgcacatgcattatgcccagttttatcaaattaataaacaattattggCATTTTTTTGAAATAGTACAAAACAATGAATTCAACATCTAGTTCAACAGCGTAGATAACGTATTTCCATTCCCGCAAGATTGTAACCTGAAAATGGATCTTAAGAA carries:
- the LOC127867026 gene encoding uncharacterized protein LOC127867026 isoform X2, whose product is MSKAVVFLFVMGLMISVVTAWWSTDSPLRFPDDCNSEALRTFATNCGLSEHSMGNHYILRDPKNNDIDNIVIVIPDDLRDFGSCEKIVRDLNERCNKDYFDY